In the Acropora muricata isolate sample 2 chromosome 1, ASM3666990v1, whole genome shotgun sequence genome, one interval contains:
- the LOC136918631 gene encoding protein maelstrom-like isoform X1 yields the protein MARQSKANKKYQPARNDRMDCTGQYLSKRVDTVSLNEKRRKEEREDVKRRWASGRAVCDEKFFMIGFMSYYNLPDEGYLPCELGAVEYSLNGGILRRLHYFIPPGELKVGLRYAAMSTSERTHQIPIEGLARKGDTYRKIWLELLRFVNPEQTAIFPPVYCRISETKQTEFCLQYLSKKAEMANKLKKVYELEGLVCDLHAHFTAESGSTMAISKSKATDLISSTIFDYEPNTRCDWHEKHEIKFCALGTVQRYCYCMSDFLCSVYGIPLTPSHLPERPEGAFGTAIHAPEISWSAQKERHSRDTGQSMEDNRTFAPRDYYCNGGATALASACGYTRSGPTYDQVSLTSTDDDDSEYSAPQGAATGASQLYHAQVSHSQQTSSGFGIGRGRGRGRGIQPSQPLRRPNMPGAAGGATAKSQDTSWSNVASSQPPSASVSSIPAWTRIENQPPSAGRGALRAPATRPKVYAGALNPPGASQAPMPPPAWQMQMWQGGRGVASQMSALNLND from the exons ATGGCCCGACAAAGTAAAGCAAACAAGAAGTATCAGCCAGCTCGAAATGACAGAATGGACTGCACTGGGCAGTATCTCTCA AAACGTGTTGATACTGTCAGTCTTAATGAGAAGCGACGGAAAGAGGAGAGAGAAGATGTCAAGAGAAGATGGGCTTCAGGCAGAG CTGTTTGTGATGAAAAGTTCTTCATGATTGGTTTTATGTCTTACTATAATCTTCCGGATGAAGGCTACCTGCCGTGTGAGCTTGGTGCAGTAGAATATTCACTCAATGGAGGAATATTAAGAAGGCTTCATTACTTTATTCCACCAG GGGAACTGAAAGTAGGCCTCAGATATGCAGCCATGAGCACAA GTGAGAGAACACATCAGATCCCCATTGAGGGTCTTGCAAGGAAAGGTGACACGTACCGCAAGATCTGGCTTGAGCTTTTACGATTTGTTAATCCTGAACAGACAGCAATATTCCCACCAGTTTATTGCCGG ATTTCAGAGACCAAGCAAACAGAATTCTGCTTGCAATATTTGTCAAAGAAAGCAG AGATGGCGAACAAGCTGAAAAAGGTGTATGAGCTTGAAGGTCTGGTGTGTGATCTGCATGCTCACTTCACAGCTGAGTCTGGGAGCACAATGGCAATTTCTAAATCAAAGGCAACAGACCTCATATCCAGCACAATATTTGACTATGAACCCAATACAAG aTGCGATTGGCatgaaaaacacgaaataaagTTTTGTGCTCTTGGAACTGTCCAGCGTTACTG CTACTGTATGTCAGATTTTCTTTGTTCAGTTTATGGTATTCCCTTGACTCCAAGCCATTTACCAGAGAGACCAGAGGGAGCCTTTGGCACAGCAATCCATGCACCAGAAATCAGTTGGTCTGCACAGAAAGAGAGACATTCCAGGGATACAGGACAATCAATGGAGGACAATCGAACTTTTGCCCCTAGAGACTACTACTGCAATGGAGGAGCTACTGCTCTAG CATCTGCATGTGGATACACCCGATCAGGACCCACGTATGACCAAGTAAGTCTTACCAGcactgatgatgatgacagcgaGTACTCAGCTCCTCAGGGTGCAGCAACAGGTGCTTCGCAGCTATATCATGCTCAGGTGTCTCATTCTCAACAAACATCATCTGGATTTGGGATTGGAAGAGGCCGTGGTCGAGGTCGGGGCATACAGCCCAGCCAGCCATTGCGACGACCAAACATGCCTGGGGCAGCTGGAGGTGCAACTGCGAAAAGTCAAG ATACTTCATGGAGCAATGTTGCTTCCTCACAGCCACCATCAGCGTCTGTCAGCAGCATCCCAGCTTGGACCAGAATAGAGAACCAACCACCTTCAGCTGGACGTGGGGCATTAAGAGCCCCAGCTACCAGACCAAAAGTCTATGCTGGTGCATTGAATCCACCAGGTGCATCTCAAGCACCAATGCCGCCTCCTGCATGGCAGATGCAGATGTGGCAAGGAGGAAGGGGTGTGGCATCTCAAATGAGTGCTTTAAATCTGAATGACTAA
- the LOC136918631 gene encoding protein maelstrom-like isoform X2, whose translation MIGFMSYYNLPDEGYLPCELGAVEYSLNGGILRRLHYFIPPGELKVGLRYAAMSTSERTHQIPIEGLARKGDTYRKIWLELLRFVNPEQTAIFPPVYCRISETKQTEFCLQYLSKKAEMANKLKKVYELEGLVCDLHAHFTAESGSTMAISKSKATDLISSTIFDYEPNTRCDWHEKHEIKFCALGTVQRYCYCMSDFLCSVYGIPLTPSHLPERPEGAFGTAIHAPEISWSAQKERHSRDTGQSMEDNRTFAPRDYYCNGGATALASACGYTRSGPTYDQVSLTSTDDDDSEYSAPQGAATGASQLYHAQVSHSQQTSSGFGIGRGRGRGRGIQPSQPLRRPNMPGAAGGATAKSQDTSWSNVASSQPPSASVSSIPAWTRIENQPPSAGRGALRAPATRPKVYAGALNPPGASQAPMPPPAWQMQMWQGGRGVASQMSALNLND comes from the exons ATGATTGGTTTTATGTCTTACTATAATCTTCCGGATGAAGGCTACCTGCCGTGTGAGCTTGGTGCAGTAGAATATTCACTCAATGGAGGAATATTAAGAAGGCTTCATTACTTTATTCCACCAG GGGAACTGAAAGTAGGCCTCAGATATGCAGCCATGAGCACAA GTGAGAGAACACATCAGATCCCCATTGAGGGTCTTGCAAGGAAAGGTGACACGTACCGCAAGATCTGGCTTGAGCTTTTACGATTTGTTAATCCTGAACAGACAGCAATATTCCCACCAGTTTATTGCCGG ATTTCAGAGACCAAGCAAACAGAATTCTGCTTGCAATATTTGTCAAAGAAAGCAG AGATGGCGAACAAGCTGAAAAAGGTGTATGAGCTTGAAGGTCTGGTGTGTGATCTGCATGCTCACTTCACAGCTGAGTCTGGGAGCACAATGGCAATTTCTAAATCAAAGGCAACAGACCTCATATCCAGCACAATATTTGACTATGAACCCAATACAAG aTGCGATTGGCatgaaaaacacgaaataaagTTTTGTGCTCTTGGAACTGTCCAGCGTTACTG CTACTGTATGTCAGATTTTCTTTGTTCAGTTTATGGTATTCCCTTGACTCCAAGCCATTTACCAGAGAGACCAGAGGGAGCCTTTGGCACAGCAATCCATGCACCAGAAATCAGTTGGTCTGCACAGAAAGAGAGACATTCCAGGGATACAGGACAATCAATGGAGGACAATCGAACTTTTGCCCCTAGAGACTACTACTGCAATGGAGGAGCTACTGCTCTAG CATCTGCATGTGGATACACCCGATCAGGACCCACGTATGACCAAGTAAGTCTTACCAGcactgatgatgatgacagcgaGTACTCAGCTCCTCAGGGTGCAGCAACAGGTGCTTCGCAGCTATATCATGCTCAGGTGTCTCATTCTCAACAAACATCATCTGGATTTGGGATTGGAAGAGGCCGTGGTCGAGGTCGGGGCATACAGCCCAGCCAGCCATTGCGACGACCAAACATGCCTGGGGCAGCTGGAGGTGCAACTGCGAAAAGTCAAG ATACTTCATGGAGCAATGTTGCTTCCTCACAGCCACCATCAGCGTCTGTCAGCAGCATCCCAGCTTGGACCAGAATAGAGAACCAACCACCTTCAGCTGGACGTGGGGCATTAAGAGCCCCAGCTACCAGACCAAAAGTCTATGCTGGTGCATTGAATCCACCAGGTGCATCTCAAGCACCAATGCCGCCTCCTGCATGGCAGATGCAGATGTGGCAAGGAGGAAGGGGTGTGGCATCTCAAATGAGTGCTTTAAATCTGAATGACTAA